The nucleotide sequence GATTTCCTTCGGTTGGAAAAGTGATCAGTTTCAGGAGGCGGTCAAAGAAGGTCGCTGGGTCGTGCATATTGTTGGTGCTGGTTTGAGTGTGGAgttagaaaggcctgctgatctgcttccacaaagattacagccaagaaatgtCTGTAGAGAAGTTCCTCTGTGACACGGGAAGTTGCCATGGGTCACCAGCAActcaatgtctgtgtgtgtgtttcaacccATTACAATATGTAAATAGGGAGTAAACTCATGTCCCAAAAAATTAAGTGATCTCTTACTCCAGTTCCCCAAAGGGGCTGTTACATCAGACAAAAGGCACAGGTCGGAGAAAGTCCTTGAGGTCGCTACCAGCAGCATCCCCCATCACCTTGGACCACACCGACATCACTCTTCTGCCAGCTCTCCCACGTGAAGCCAATAGGTCCAAACATCTCTCGGCTGGCACTCGCTCTATCGCGCTGTGCGTGAGGCCAGCCCAAAGACACAGCCTCCACTAGTATGTGCTCCCAGCTGAAAGGCCCTGGTGGAGTGTGCAGATCTCTTGGAAAAGCATGTTTGGGCAGCACATTAACCAGAGCATGGCAAAGGAATGTGTTTTAAAGGCAATTGGCAGGTTCTCCTCAGGAAGAGCGGAGAGCAGTGGTGTATCAGACCTGGACAGCTCTGTCTGCCCTACATCCAGACAGAGAAGGATGCTCAACTTGACCCTCTGGAAGGACGCCAATGAAAGTTCTGCTTTTGTCTCCCATCCTCTCCTGCCTCACCCTACCCACTGGGAAACCTATTTCCAAAGGTTCAACCTGAATGAGTCATCTCGTTTATTTCCCGTTTCAtgggttttctttttcaaattcagGAGCGCCATCAATTATTTAGTGCTGGGTGATGCTCTCAGGCAGCAACACCTCCGTGGGTCTTTACAGCATTTCTGAAGGGACGCCATCTGGCCTTCCTTAACTTGTTCATCCCTGGGCCTCTCTCCCTGCTCATAAGGTGTATCAGCCACAGAGCCAGCCAAAGACATCAATATTTCACAGCCTTAATTAAGTAAGCAGAGAACTGCCGACCTCTCACAACTGGTTCCTGTTTCCAAAACAATCGGCCAGAAGAAGAGCAAGAACATAGGCAGAGGAACGGACGTTTTGCtaaagttggggttggggtttaagGGAGGCCAAGGTTTCGATTAGCCGCACCTCTCAGAGTTAGGAACCTGCCAGAGCAGAGTAGAAACCTCCCGGGGGTTTGAAGAGAGATGAGACCTGCCTTTTGGTCTCCATTCTGACACTTCTTAAAAGGGGCTAGGAGTCAGTTGGCAGCTGTAGCGGCTGCATCCAGGAGTCTACTGTGAATTAACCCCAGGCTTCTATACAAGGAATCACAACCAAGGGGTGAGCTGGGGTTGGGTGAGTGGGATATGGTATGGGCTCCTTGAAgctgccacccccctccccacatcACTCTCAAGGTGCCAAGGCCCACACTCCCATGCAGCCGGCTGACTGGAGAGCAGGGGAGCCCTGCGATTTATACATCTATTAATTACCTCCAGCATGGAAGAACTACCTATAAATACAGTGGCACTTTAGATAAAACTTTCATGCAGCTATTTAGAtcctttaaaatataaatgatttCCTCTAAATTTTTTATCATAAATCAGGGCATGGAGCTAGGCGACAAGACGCCGATTTCCCCCCTGATGAGAGCAATGCCTAGActtggttttcctctttttttctttctctcttcctcttcaatttttttttccaCAAGAGTTAAGTAATGGCCCTGCTTTTTCTTCCTGTGTCCAGACCTAAGGGGACATGCGCAAGTTCCAGGAACTTTCACTCCTTTTCCTTGGAGGTAGCTAGTATGGGTATGAAATTCTGTGGTCACTAATCTTCAGACTTGAGTTCAAATCCTATGTTTTTCTTTGTGACTTTGAGGAATGCACTTATCTTCTCAGGGCCTCTGTTTCCCACTCTGTGTCCCACTAATTGCCTGCCAGCAGTTAGTGGGTTCTAACTcccagtgactgtaaaggaaagaAGAAGCCTGGGTTAAAGGCCCACTATGTGACTCACTGGGTCGTGAGGGGTCCTTCAGGGGTAGTAGTGGTACCGACTCTATCTGGTTGTTGTGAGGACTCACTGACATCATGCAGAGTCAAGAGCAGGAGCGAGAGCTCAAGGAACCGTGAGTAGGGTGCTAATAGACAAGTCACACCACCGCtctatgcctcagtttccttatctataACGAAtccaagccccaaaccaaactcattaccattgaatcaatactgactcatggaAACTGTTAGTTTATAGTTCTGAGACTACAGCCTCTgctagtctctgagactataactctttacaggagtagaaaacctcgtttttctcccatggagcagctggtggttttgaactgctggctttgtaccCTCACCAGGGCTTTTTctataaagaattaaaaaaaaaaaccaaaccaaacccattgccatcaagtcaattctgactcatagcaactctataggacagtgtagagctgcccccatgagtttcagagactacaactctttacaggagtagaaagtccaatctttctcctgaggagcgattcatggcttcaaactgctgaccttatggatctCAGGCCAACACATGACCATtgtgctaccagggatcctttatgAAGAATAGGTGGGGtttgcttatttctaggaatttatTGTGAATGCTGAATAAGACAAGAGCAGACTCTAAGCTCCTTGAGGCAAGAACTAAATGGACCTTATTCACCGTTGTATCCTCAGACCGAGCATGTGTTCCTCCTGGAGAAGGATTTCAGTAAGCATTTAAGGAACATACTCTGAGGAAAGAGACTCCCCCGTTCTGTTTGCAGAAGACCCCATAGAACCGTTTATGGTGATAGTTTCCATTTATGGTGATAGAGTTGACATCCACTCTCTTTCCAAGATCCATATGTTGCACTTTGCTGAGAAGGCCTGGGGGAAATGGTCTACTCCTCTTGGCCAACCCTCTTGTAGTGATGAGGAAAGGTTTCTCATTATCCTCCTTTATTTTGCCAACTGTGCTCCTAGAACAGACATTCCTGATGATCCTGGCCCTCTCAGTGGCTTGTCCATGATCACAGAGCAAGGCAGTCACATATTCAAGTTTGAATTCGGGCCTCCTGTACTCGGTGCACTCAGGAGCGCTGgtgagttatgctttgggcttttagacacaaggtcagcagttcttcatgggagaaaaaggaggctttctactcctgtaaagagttatagctcCAGGAACCCACAGCGTCaactgtcttagagggtcactatgagttggcatagtggcaacttaatggcagtgtgtttgagttTCTTCAGCTCACTGGGCTTAAGGGAGAGGCagccagtttgtgtgtgtgtgtgtgctctatgTTACCTGTGTGCCTTTTGTCACCTCTACAGAACCAGACTGGGTACCTGGATGGCCTAATTCTTTGATATGGACGAGATGACATTCACCTGGACTTGCCTTTACAACTTTGAACACTAAAGTGCCTTTGGGATAATTAGAGAAGTGTACTGCAGACCCCAGCTTCTAGCTTCCAAGAAGAGGACTATATTTATTGACTCTACACCTTTGCAGACAAGCATAGAGGTAGCCCTGCTGAAGACACAGATATTCTAAAGTCTACAGTTACAAGATGCAGATGGAGATATAGCAAGATTTGCCCTGAGCACAGGGTGAGGGTTGTCGGTGTGGGGGTAAGAATAGGAGAAAGCCAAGAGCTAACTGTTGGAAGTGATTCAGAAAAGTCCCTGGTCAATGACACCCCAAGGTGAAACCGTTGATCCTCCAGAATCAGGCTCTCTCTACCCCCCAATCCTGCCCAGCTACCAGAAGGATCCTTTAAAAGTAGAACTCAATAGCCACAGGGGTCTTAAAAATTTGGGAAGTGCATTGAAGGTGTCACTACTGGCCTCTCCCTGTCCAGCAGCAAGGAGACTGGTAAAAATAGATATCGGGAAACCTTTGGAAAATGGACTCATGGACCAGGCAGACATCAGCCTCCACAACCAGAAGAACTAACTGGTACCCAGGCACCATTATCAAGATCATGTTACATGATCCTGGCTGGAGGGGGAgacaaatgtggaacaaaactgcaaatcacaaaagagaccaggctGATGGGACCCTCCAAGAACATGGCCTTGAGTTACACACTTCAGGTTTTAGAACTGAACCTCAAGAATGGTCAACCATTTACAATCCACAGGGCAGTCTccaccaaggacaaagttcagagggctaAGAAAGGTGATTTGAaatcagggaggaagtgggataagcgaGGGTAGATTGAGGGAGTGGGGGATGGCGATGGataagttgaaacaaaatgtatgaaTTGCTGATTATAAAATGGGTGATTagtcccccaaaaatgatttttttaaataaacaaaatggGTTGGATGAAGTTTTTTTGCACACTCTCcccctccgtgtgtgtgtgtgtgtgtttttttacatAGCTCTTAAATTCTATCACTATACTTCTTAAAACTTTCTGGTGGTGTCCACCCTCCAAAGAATAAAGCATGAGGCCCACCCTCCAGGAATTAGCTCTTGCTTCTGGCCAAGCTCACCCCCCACTGTCTTCACCTCCCACCGTCCTGTCCTGCATTCTGCTACACTCCTGACACTCCAGCCTTCCTGGACCTGCCTCCATGTCCAGGCCTGCGCAGACCTCACGGTGTGCGGTGCGCGTTTGCGGTTCTCACTTTCTTCCACTttacccttcagtcctggctccaAGGCCACTCCTTCATTTCTGTGGGTCGCTCGGGTTTGGTTTGCTTTCTCCGCAGCAGGTACTGCGGCCTGCGGCTATCTTTTTATTCATCTCCTGCTGAAGCGTGCGCCCCATAGAGTCCCAGCTGTCCTCTTTGCAGCTGAATTCCTGTCTCCCATCACAGTGGCTGCCACTGAGCGAAGagcaaaaccccaaactaaaaTACACGCCCCaaaagttgattcccactcactcCTGAGGACCCCTCTCATGGGTTACAAAGCCGAACTGCCACGCGGGGGTTCTTTGGTGCTGAAGCCAATTGGCACGCGTGCTTCACCTCTGCGGCGTGAGTTTCAATCGCCCGATGAAAACCAATGTTACAGCCCCCCTTTGTCCCACAGTAATCAAACGACCACAAAACCCAACCCCCACTGCCTtggagtccattcggactcactgcgaccctacagggcagggagaGCAGGTGCCCAATAGCCACGTGTTGGATGAAATCGTGTCTGACGAGGAGGGGGTCCCAGGCCCCCTAGAGCCCTGGTGCAGCGGGGCAGCGGCTGGGGCAGAGGGCGGCCCGCGCACAGCGGCATGGGGCGCAGGCGGCCGGGGGCGGCGAGGGCGCGGGCGCGCGTGCCCAGCGCTCCCCCGAGACCGGCCTCCGCTCCAGGCGAGTCCCAGTGGGCGGCTCAGATCCTCCGCGCCCGCGCGCACAAAGGGAGGCGAACGGCCGCCGGGCGAGGGCGGCAGCAGCTGCGCAGGCGGCGGATCATGTGAGAAGTTGGTGAAAGgagcagagagaaagggagaggaagACGAGGCGGGCGGCTGTGAACACCTGGCCCGGCAGCCCCGCCAGCTGCCGCCCAGCGATGGCATCTTGAGTTCGGGCCGCCCTATCGGGGCCATCTCTCATTGCACCCCTCCAGCCCCCACCACTTCGCTCCTAGGTGGGGTTTGGCAACGGATGAAGGGTTTGGGATCTCTGCCTGCCAGCGTGCGAAGTTACCCAAAGCCTCTAAGGAAGACTGGGGATCCCGGGCTCGGGCTCGAGGGGCTGAGGGGCAGAGGGGCAGGCTTGAGCCATCCTGCAGGGGCGTTTAAAAGCATCCACTTGAAAGTTAAGACAATGGGAACCCCCACGGATCACTCCCTAACCCTGGGACCTAGCGCAACTCAAAGCCCTCCCCCCTCATGCCTCAGTTTTCCCATCTGTAGACTGCAGATAATAATATCCATGCCGTAGGCTTGATGTGGAGATTCAGAGTACTTACTACAATTCTAAAGTACGTAGCATCAGCTTAAAAACTAACACAACAGCAAACTCTCACCACCAGTGAggggattccaacccacagtgacccgtgtaggacagggtagaattgcccctgtgggtttctaagacagcaAATCCtttcaggagtagagagcctcatctagctgcctcagagcagctggtggttttgaactgctgacctttctgattGTAGTCCACTGTGTGTTCCTCTatcctagtggttctcaactttcctaatgcctccactctttaatacagttcctcatgttgtggagaccccccaaccataaaattattttcattgctacttcataactgtaagtttgttactgttatgaataataatgtaaatatctgatgtgcaggatataTTAGGCAAGTCCTGTGAAAGGGTGGATTGACCCCCCCCCaagagggtcacgacccacaggttgagaaccactgctctataccaAGAGCCTAACAAACAGGAGTTATTCCATACACGATGCTTCTTATCACCGCCATCATCATTCACATCACTTGCCCAGAGTCCTAAGGAGGACATCAGTTATTCAACACAAATTGCATTACTCCCCTACCTGGTGCCAGGCCTGCAACTGGAGGCGCAGGCACTGTTGAcccaggaagaggtgaaactcacCTGAACCCTGGAGGAGTCTCAGGATCCTTCAGGGAGGCAAGATTGTAAAATATCATGTTCTTGTCAAGAAATAGTAGAGGAAGAGGCAAAAGATTTTGGAAGCTCAGAGAAGGAAAATTCAGGGTGTTGGTGAAACTTTCATACTTATTTAATCAGGGATTTGGAAAAATAACCCAAAAGCACATTTTCCAAGGTGAAGGTCCAGATCACCTGCATTCATACTATGGGTGTCTACTGAAACATGTCAGTATGGAGTCAGTATTTCTGCATGTGGCCTGAAAAGCTGTATTTTCAGGGGCAGCCAAGAGTCCTCCACATACAAAGTCAATAACCAAGAAACTGTCTCAGCCCTCTCTGCTACAGTGTTAATCCTTCTGGAGGACATAGGCCTTTGTCCTGACTTTGTAGTTACatagggggcaattctcccctgactCTATTTGCCTCTGAGCTGGCGGAGCGATCACTGTCCTCTGTGCCTACAGAACCTACCACAAGATGCAAACAACAGCCAGTATTTAGAAATGTCTAAAACGAAGAAATTGCCGCTGCAGCAGGGCTTGCACAAATGTTCAGGTGGTCCTTATATGTATCTTCCGAAAGGTTTTGAGTagttcaagtgtgtgtgttttaattgtAATTTAGTGTCTTTTGCTAAGACCTGTCCTCTCCAATGTAACACACTCCCAAGCCCTTTTATACATCTAACTTGTTAATACTTTAGTTTAGCAGACTGGCCCCTGACAAAATGTCAGTTCGGAAACCCTTAAAAGGATGTTATCAACTGTTTTCTCTGAAGGCTGAGTTTTAACTTGATTCCAGTGTGgcctttttcccttctctcttttccAATCCCTTCTCTCCAGGCCTTCTCTTCTAAAGGTTGCTGCCCAAGAGGAAGTGTCTTGCTCCAGAACTTCTTGGGGGAAGGGGGGGCAGATGGGGAAAGGTCAGTAAAAACAGAGTGCCAAATGCGACggtgctttttgttttgtggaTTTAATGCTGGATAACACGGGAGTAGGTGAGGCATACATTGCCTTTGAGGCCTGAAGGGGACCATTGGCTTTGTTCTGCCTCTAACCTGCTCCTAAACTTGATGCTGGCCAGTATCTCCCAGATCTCTGAATCAAACAAATAGAAGGAAGATGggtatagatcagtggttctgaGTCTTCCTAATgtctcaaccctttaatacagttcctcatgttgtggtgaccccgaaccataacattattttcttttatttatttatttattaaaaaaaattttttttcccataacattattttcattgctacttcataactctaagtttgctactgttatgaatcataatgtaaatatctgataagcaggatgtattaggcggaccccggtgaaagggtcattcgacccccaaaggggtcaagacccacaggttgaaaactgcttgtGTAGATAGACTGGTCCCATCCCAGTGACTGGAGATTTAGCTTCACCCGTGAATGGAGTACAATGGAATGAGTGCGGGTCTCAGAGTACCACAGAGACAGTCAAGTCTTCCTCCTGGAGGACCCAGCATTCTcactttccttcctccttcctctttgaGCTTCGATCATTTGACAGCAAaaccaaaaattcatggaaagcatttagcagtcatctagctcagctgTCGTCATCTGGTGAGTAAACTGAGGCTCAGATAGGCTCATATAGACCTAGAGTCAGAGCCCAGATAGAAGCTCAGCCCCCTGAGGCATATGAGGGGaactgtgtatgtgtatatatgtatatgtgtgtctctgtgtgtggatgtgtataaatttTTCCCCAGGAGCCAGGCCACctgtgtggagccctggtggtatagtggttagacattgggctgtgatccacattgttggcagtttgaaacctccaacagctctgagggagaaagactgggctttctactcccataagcagttacagtctcagaaacccacagggggtctctatgagtcagcattggcttgatggcagtgagtgtgccgCCCTTACTTTGAGTCTTGTCACGAATCTCTATTCCTTCCAATGGAATTGCAAGTTTACAGTCATGTCTGGTGTGAATTGTAGACTGGTGACTCTTGAGGGCAGGGATCTGTGCCCCAGCCTTTGGTATGGAGTCTGACACAAAGCAGGCATCAAATGCATGAAAAGGAGCAGAGAACCATGTTTTGCACTTGCAGACACACCTACCTCCAGGCTGTCTGCGCTCCCAAATGCATTCTCTTTAGGTaaagggaggaaaaagaggaaccaGCATTTATTTCATGATTGCAATGTGCTAGCCATCGTACCAACTGCATCCCTCACAATTATCCACAGGGAGAAACCACCCTTGTTTCCATTGACAGGCGAGGAAACCACCATCCAGAGATGATGGGACCAGTCCCTGCCTGCTCTGTCAGAAAAAGGCAGAGGTGGTTCACTGCACAACAGGGGGCTTGggggtgttggatattttccttaCTCTTCTAGCTCTAAGTATTTTCAACAGAGCCCAAGGAGGCCTACAGTCCTGTAATCGAGTTTTAGTGGCTTGTCCCAAATCAGGCAATTACTCCTGCTGCATTCAGAAGGAAATCACTGGACTTGGCCTTCCTCACCTGGGCTGGGACCTTTCTCCCCAGCAGGCCAACTCAGACGGGAAGACCCAAGGATTGGGGACCCTGGCCCTATTCTCAGAAAGTCAAGTGGTAATTCCACCTCTTTACTCCGGTAGCAGCACACAACTGTTATGCTTCTGGAAAGCTTCACTAGTTCATGAGGCAGATAGGGTGATGTCTCTGAGCCCAGGGGTCGCTCTGCAGTCAGAGGTGGTGGCTGTGGGCTTGTGGACTCAGCTGGGCGCTGGGAGCTTCTCTGAGAACCCAGAGGGCCGTGTGCCTGCAGCAGTCCCAGGATCCCCCATCCATTATTCACGATGTTTACAAGCTGGGGtgaaaggagaggagagggtTGGAGAAGGGAAGAGAGGCATGAGCAGAGGCAGACAGCACTAACCCCTTCAGGCAGGAAATGACCAAATGTGTCAAAGGGGCCATGAGGAATCCCATCTGGGGCCCACACACAGTAGGCCGCCAGTAACTGCTTGTGGAATGAATGGACAAAGAGGGGTGAATGGAGCTGCTCCTAGCCAGCTAGCTGTGTGATCTCTGGCAATTCGTGGAACCCCTCTGGCCTTCCATTTCTTCCTCTGAAGGACCTGATAACAATTCCTACCCAAAGGATTGCTTAGAGCATCCCCGGACCTAACTCTCTATCCTCCCAGCACGTATTAGGAGCCCCACCATAGCAGCTCCTATGATAGGCCATAGGCTTGTGAGCATTCTTGGCCCAGGAGAAGGGCCCTGACCGCCTTCCAAGACCCAGCAGCAGCCTGCCTTGAACTGCCACGAATCTAAAAACTACTATTAAGCTTCTACATACTGACGGGTTAGGGGATGGGGGAGAGAGCCAAGCTGTCTTTCTCAAGCGAAGGCAAGGCAGGCCAGCGTGGGGAGGAAGCCGCTGGCCTTCTGTACGGATTCCGCCTCTACCTCCGCACGCGGCTGCTGGGGGAGGTCACCTGGGACCCATTCTGGCAGCCCCGCGCCCTCCCCGGGGCCGGTCTGGGCGCTCGCAGGCGCCTCCTCTCTGCGCCGCGGGGCCGGGCACTGGTGGACGGCTCGGGCGGGAGGCCAGGCGCGCCCTGGAAATGGCCAGTTTGGCGGCAGCCGGGCCGACgagaagtgtgtgtgttgggggggcggGTGGTGTGGACGGGTGGGGAGGTGGAGTAGGGTTAGCTTCCTGCCCCGGACTGCCTTTCGATCGGGCACTGAGAGTTGGGACGGGGCGGAGTGGGTTGGGACTTCCACCAAGAAGAAGGAAGAATCCGGAAGGTCGGGCGGGCTGGAGCCAGGCGGGCGGGGCGGGCCGGCCGGGGTATAAATGCGgcggggcggcggcgggggcCGAGAGGCGCGCTGCGAGTTGCTGCCTCGCGTCGCCTCGCCTCCGGGGCCGCCCCTGCGAGTCCCGGGCGCGTGAGCACGCGTGCGCGCGCCCTGGCCCTTCCTGGCAAGCGGCTTGTAAGATGAGTGAAGGagcaggtgggggagagaggaggcagcGAGCGAGAGGGCGAGGGGAGCGCGGACGCTGAGCGGCGCTCACTTGGAGCCCGGCGAGCCAGCGAGACCAGCCCGATCCATGTCCCCCGCTGCCTCCCTGCCAGACGCGCGAAGATGATGGCCATGAACGCCAAGCAGCCTTTCGGCATGCACCCGGGGCTGCAAGAGCCCAAATTCTCCAGCCTCCACTCCGGCTCCGAGGCCATGCGCCGCGTCTGTCTCCCGGCCCCGCAGGTACGTAGTGGAAGCATAATTACCGCTCCAAGGCACATTGTTTGACAGGCCCGCGCTTCATGTTTTTTTCATGTCGCCCAGCACAATCGCCGCTGTCGGAAGCCCTCTCCTCGTCTCCCCCGCGCTCTCTCCCCACGCGCGCGCGCGCTCTCATTCATGTCTCTGATCCACACGTCTGTTCCAGCAGAGCCGCTGCCTCCGTATTAATTTTTATGACCTGGGCTTTGAGGAGCGGCGTCTCAGTTGCTGGAAAATGTGTTTTCATGCAGAGTTGACAGTATtccccactgaccttgctgtgcgCCTTcttgcttgcagctgcaggggAATATATTTGGAAGCTTTGATGAGAGCCTGCTGGCGCGCGCCGAAGCACTGGCGGCCGTGGACATCGTCTCCCACGGCAAGAGTCATCCGTTCAAGCCCGACGCCACCTACCATACCATGAGCAGCGTGCCCTGCACGTCCACCTCCTCCGCCGTGCCCATCTCCCACCCGGCCGCGCTCACCTCGCACCCGCACCACGCCGTGCACCAGGGGCTCGAGGGCGACCTGCTGGAGCACATCTCGCCCACGCTGAGCGTGAGCGGCCTGGGCGCCCCCGAGCACTCGGTGATGCCCGCGCAGATCCACCCGCACCACCTGGGCGCCATGGGCCACCTGCACCAGGCCATGGGCATGAGTCACCCGCATGCCGTGGCGCCGCACAGCGCCATGCCCGCCTGCCTCAGTGACGTGGAGTCGGACCCGCGCGAGCTCGAGGCCTTCGCCGAGCGCTTCAAGCAGCGGCGCATCAAGCTGGGGGTGACCCAAGCGGACGTGGGCGCGGCGCTGGCCAACCTCAAGATCCCTGGCGTGGGCTCGCTCAGCCAGAGCACCATCTGCAGGTTCgagtcgctcacgctctcgcacaACAATATGATCGCGCTCAAGCCGGTGCTGCAGGCCTGGCTAGAGGAGGCCGAGGCCGCCTACCGCGAGAAGAACAGCAAGCCGGAGCTCTTCAACGGCAGTGAGCGGAAGCGCAAGCGCACGTCCATCGCGGCGCCCGAGAAGCGTTCACTGGAGGCCTACTTCGCCATCCAGCCGCGGCCTTCGTCCGAGAAGATCGCGGCGATCGCCGAGAAACTGGACCTTAAAAAGAACGTGGTGAGGGTCTGGTTCTGCAACCAGAGACAGAAACAGAAACGGATGAAGTACTCGGCTGTCCATTGACTGCAGCGGGGAGCAGCGTTAGTGGCTGGGAGAACCGtggggcaccccccccccccaggggaaagGCATGGTATAGGGCATTTCCTGGCAGGTCATGCTCTCTCCCTCCAAGCCACGAACTTTCCCCTTTATCCTGTCTGAATGCCTCctggcctcctctctctccctttctttctcttcccaccAAAAAAGTTTTGGCgcttggggaaaaaacaaaacaaaaaatgaaggtTGGCTTGAAAAAAATTTGCGCTGTTCGTGGTGCTGAAATTAGCCCTGGCGCAGAACCTTGCTGCCTCAGGACAGGAGCCCTAGCGTTGGGGTAGTAAATTGTCGGGATTGCTTGGTGCAGGAATGAAGGCGCCACTTTTGCTGAGCCCCATTAGGCTAGGGATGAAGGGATGGGAAGGAAGTGATAATTACTACAGAGATTAGGATATCTAATAACTGGGGGTACTGGAAATTTATTTAGAGTATATGAAATACATGTATGTTTCCAAAGGATCGCCTTATGCTCCCTCTTCTCCACCTAAATTCTGCTCATCTCATCCTTTGGTTTGCTGTAAATTCTCAGAAAGTAGCATGGATTAAATTCAGGGAAAGGGCGCAGAGAGTTGTAGGCTCCTGAGAGGTTCTCCGAGGTGAAGTGGGTTCCAGAAAAAGCAGGCCCAGTAAAGCTACTGGAAATGCTGTTACTGACAGTTTGCAAGTAGAACTGGGTACTTGCTCTGGCCAACCTCCTTGGGCTGTAATTACTGACTGCTGGAGAGCAGGCACTGTGTCCCAGGGCGCGTGAAAACTCTCCAACTCCAGCTAGACTGGAAGCGCAGGGTAGGAGCTTGCTCAAAAGCGACTGTAACTTCTTTGAATCACATGAAAGTCCTTCTAATCTCACAGTGTTTTGTAATTGTTCTTGTTAGTACCATTAATTAGTAGTATTTATTTAACTCTACATCTTCCCACCCCCCTTATGTGGAGGTTGACTTATAATTTGGGGCTGGATGAGCAGAGCTCTGGCCTGTACCCTTCCCATCCCAGTCCCTGTGGCCCATCTCATGTTAATCTTTCATTGTTTCATGTAGTTTGCGTGTGACCGTGTgacttttttgtttcattttctgaatagataccaataaaatatTAAGTTTCCTCTCTCTTTACCTCTTGAGTTAACTTCGAAAATAAATGCTTTATTTTTCAACCCGAATTGCAGTGGTTTCTTTCTTGGAGGCTAAGGAGTACTAGCCTTTGACAAGATTTAAAAGGGAGAGCTCTTTTCCAGCGGCCAGCCTCTGGCATATcttcttgcccttgcccctgtacCCTGGCCCCCATCCTCAGGAGGAGCCCGCTGCTTTCTTCTTTGTACCTCGAAGTTTCTAGGCGCTTACTTCTCCTCAGCTTGGCTTAGCTCGTGCTATCTGTGAAGCTCCACCGATGGGGGTTGGAGCTTTCAGCGCCTCCACTC is from Tenrec ecaudatus isolate mTenEca1 chromosome 2, mTenEca1.hap1, whole genome shotgun sequence and encodes:
- the POU4F3 gene encoding POU domain, class 4, transcription factor 3, which produces MMAMNAKQPFGMHPGLQEPKFSSLHSGSEAMRRVCLPAPQLQGNIFGSFDESLLARAEALAAVDIVSHGKSHPFKPDATYHTMSSVPCTSTSSAVPISHPAALTSHPHHAVHQGLEGDLLEHISPTLSVSGLGAPEHSVMPAQIHPHHLGAMGHLHQAMGMSHPHAVAPHSAMPACLSDVESDPRELEAFAERFKQRRIKLGVTQADVGAALANLKIPGVGSLSQSTICRFESLTLSHNNMIALKPVLQAWLEEAEAAYREKNSKPELFNGSERKRKRTSIAAPEKRSLEAYFAIQPRPSSEKIAAIAEKLDLKKNVVRVWFCNQRQKQKRMKYSAVH